Proteins encoded in a region of the Natronorubrum halophilum genome:
- a CDS encoding HAD family hydrolase, producing MNAVLFDMDGVLVNSEDYWVEFEREEILPWVVPDQDVDVAEVSGMNFREIYDYLEAEYETAVSREAYVERFSAAAEELYTERVDLLDGAHDLLERLDDEGVPTAVVSSSPHQWIGWVVERFDLEGEFDHVISADDIDAASKPEPDVFEYAADEVGVPAAECVVVEDSENGIEAAARADTVVVAYRIDAHGDIDRSAADAVVDSPAELQGTVLELVA from the coding sequence ATGAACGCAGTGCTGTTCGATATGGACGGCGTCCTCGTCAACAGTGAGGACTACTGGGTCGAGTTCGAGCGCGAAGAGATCCTTCCCTGGGTCGTCCCGGATCAGGACGTCGACGTCGCCGAAGTGAGCGGGATGAACTTCCGCGAGATCTACGACTACCTCGAGGCCGAGTACGAGACGGCCGTCTCCCGCGAGGCGTACGTCGAGCGGTTCTCGGCCGCCGCCGAGGAGCTCTACACCGAGCGCGTCGACCTGCTCGACGGAGCCCACGACTTGCTCGAGCGACTGGACGACGAGGGCGTTCCGACCGCAGTCGTCTCCTCCTCGCCTCACCAGTGGATCGGCTGGGTCGTCGAGCGCTTCGATCTCGAGGGCGAGTTCGACCACGTCATCAGCGCCGACGACATCGACGCGGCGAGCAAGCCGGAACCCGACGTCTTCGAGTACGCGGCCGACGAGGTCGGCGTCCCGGCCGCGGAGTGCGTCGTCGTCGAGGACTCCGAAAACGGGATCGAGGCGGCGGCTCGAGCCGATACCGTCGTCGTCGCGTACCGGATCGACGCCCACGGCGATATCGACCGCTCGGCGGCGGACGCGGTCGTCGATTCGCCAGCGGAACTGCAGGGGACCGTCCTCGAGTTGGTCGCGTAG
- a CDS encoding tubulin/FtsZ family protein has product MQLEVIGIGGAGCQIVDAIRAAEPADRSFVADVFAFDTDGEALPKYTDVPESHRYQYGQDVGLDAGLDGELQRGLEVGEEHVDELERVLDRGASAAADGFLVAVGLGGATGGGTVPALVATLQRRYDEPVYVLATLPADREFEPAVDGAPEAGRADTPPENGGGSSESGSAIASETANGPSRPNAAANAIETLERLDGLASAIVPFDNERWLRTGEGLVDGRDRCNRELARRVTAVFAASAASGDSVAETVIDASDIGRVMGNETAVVSLGYGEQPVETGGSRFGLGLFATEPDVETSSAVSAVETVVRKGIHDTLTLECERDAAERALLIVGGPPAWLNRRAIAEGRGTLESTIGGRGILGGDAPRPDGEAVFAAVVFADVEPVDRLEELRAATQERHRV; this is encoded by the coding sequence ATGCAACTCGAGGTGATCGGTATCGGCGGCGCGGGCTGTCAGATCGTCGACGCGATTCGGGCCGCCGAGCCGGCGGACCGCTCGTTCGTCGCCGACGTCTTCGCGTTCGATACTGACGGCGAAGCGCTGCCGAAATACACTGACGTCCCGGAATCCCACCGCTATCAGTACGGGCAGGACGTCGGACTCGACGCCGGTCTCGACGGCGAGTTACAGCGAGGGCTCGAGGTCGGCGAGGAGCACGTCGACGAACTCGAGCGGGTGCTGGATCGCGGAGCCTCGGCGGCTGCGGACGGGTTTCTCGTCGCGGTCGGCCTCGGCGGTGCGACCGGCGGCGGGACGGTCCCGGCGCTGGTCGCAACGTTACAGCGACGGTACGACGAACCAGTCTACGTGCTCGCGACGCTGCCGGCCGACCGCGAGTTCGAGCCGGCGGTCGACGGCGCCCCCGAAGCCGGACGTGCCGACACCCCACCCGAAAACGGCGGTGGCTCGAGCGAATCCGGGTCCGCGATCGCTTCCGAGACGGCGAACGGCCCGTCGCGACCGAACGCGGCGGCCAACGCGATCGAGACGCTCGAGCGACTCGACGGCCTCGCGAGCGCGATCGTTCCCTTCGACAACGAGCGGTGGCTCCGTACGGGTGAGGGACTCGTCGACGGTCGCGACCGCTGCAACCGCGAACTGGCGAGGCGAGTGACGGCCGTCTTCGCCGCTAGCGCCGCGTCCGGCGACAGCGTCGCCGAGACCGTGATCGACGCGAGCGATATCGGCCGGGTGATGGGGAACGAAACGGCCGTCGTGAGCCTCGGCTACGGTGAACAGCCGGTCGAAACGGGCGGCTCGCGGTTCGGGCTCGGTCTCTTCGCGACGGAGCCCGACGTCGAGACGAGCAGCGCGGTCAGCGCCGTCGAAACCGTGGTCCGAAAGGGAATCCACGATACGCTCACGCTCGAGTGCGAGCGCGACGCAGCCGAGCGCGCGCTGTTGATCGTCGGCGGGCCGCCGGCGTGGCTCAACCGACGGGCGATCGCGGAGGGGCGCGGAACCCTCGAGTCGACCATCGGCGGGAGGGGAATCCTCGGCGGCGACGCGCCACGGCCCGACGGCGAAGCCGTCTTCGCGGCGGTCGTCTTCGCCGACGTCGAACCGGTCGACCGGCTCGAGGAGTTGCGCGCGGCAACCCAAGAGCGACATCGCGTCTGA
- a CDS encoding DUF91 domain-containing protein, whose translation MIDDAIRVLAGDCTVIAEDTDREEYRGRVTTIVKPDNTVLVHDIDGYQPVAWLTRADSISSDRANDFTLVAKKDTQTLRIAAHDQDGFAHYPASAAGTPIGQCPDCGAALVRSSGVHCVGCGDRYGVPADATIRDEQCDCDCGLPRMRVERGLAFNVCLDRGCESLDAAVREAFDREWNCPEPNCGGDLRILRRGGLITGCEHYPDCETGFALPTGIVDGECGCGLPTFETASGTRCLDVTCDEVVDRTLEAESTMGD comes from the coding sequence ATGATCGACGATGCGATTCGCGTGCTCGCGGGCGACTGTACCGTTATCGCCGAGGACACCGACCGCGAGGAGTACCGCGGCCGGGTGACGACAATCGTCAAACCCGACAACACCGTGTTGGTTCACGATATCGACGGCTACCAGCCCGTCGCGTGGCTAACGCGGGCCGACAGCATCTCGAGCGATCGCGCGAACGATTTCACGCTCGTCGCGAAAAAGGACACCCAGACGCTGCGGATCGCCGCCCACGACCAGGACGGGTTCGCCCACTACCCGGCCTCGGCGGCCGGGACGCCGATCGGTCAGTGTCCGGACTGCGGCGCTGCGTTGGTGCGTTCGAGCGGCGTCCACTGCGTCGGCTGTGGCGATCGCTACGGCGTGCCGGCCGACGCGACGATCCGCGACGAGCAGTGTGACTGTGACTGTGGCCTCCCGCGGATGCGCGTCGAGCGCGGCCTCGCCTTTAACGTCTGCCTCGACCGCGGCTGTGAGTCCCTGGACGCGGCGGTCCGCGAGGCCTTCGATCGCGAGTGGAACTGTCCGGAACCGAACTGTGGCGGCGACCTCCGGATCCTCCGGCGCGGCGGGCTCATCACCGGCTGCGAGCACTACCCCGACTGCGAGACCGGCTTCGCGCTCCCCACCGGCATCGTCGACGGCGAGTGCGGCTGTGGCCTCCCCACCTTCGAAACCGCCAGCGGAACCCGCTGTCTCGACGTGACATGTGACGAGGTGGTAGACCGGACGCTCGAGGCCGAATCAACGATGGGAGACTAA
- a CDS encoding DJ-1/PfpI family protein, whose translation MADTTVEIVLFDGFDELDAIGPYEVFENAAQAGASLETTLVTLEETDIVTASHDLRVESQGTLGEPDVLLVPGGGWTTANEGVRAAVEGGVLPDTVDERYTEGATVASVCTGAMVLAEAGLLEGRPAATHPVAEDDLEAHAANVVDKRVVDDGDVLTAGGVTSGIDLALWLVEREFGEDVSSEVSEEMQYERSNVFG comes from the coding sequence ATGGCCGACACTACTGTCGAAATCGTGTTGTTCGACGGCTTCGACGAACTGGACGCGATCGGTCCCTACGAAGTGTTCGAGAACGCCGCTCAGGCCGGTGCCTCCCTCGAGACGACCCTTGTGACCCTCGAGGAGACCGACATCGTGACCGCGAGTCACGACCTGCGCGTCGAATCACAGGGAACCCTCGGAGAGCCGGACGTCCTGCTCGTTCCCGGCGGCGGCTGGACGACGGCGAACGAGGGTGTCCGCGCGGCCGTCGAAGGCGGGGTGTTGCCGGACACCGTCGACGAGCGGTACACCGAGGGCGCGACGGTCGCGTCGGTCTGTACCGGCGCGATGGTACTCGCCGAAGCGGGCCTGCTCGAGGGCCGTCCCGCGGCGACCCACCCGGTCGCGGAGGACGATCTCGAGGCCCACGCCGCGAACGTGGTCGATAAGCGGGTCGTCGACGACGGCGACGTGTTGACCGCGGGCGGCGTCACCTCCGGCATCGATCTGGCCCTGTGGCTCGTCGAGCGCGAGTTCGGCGAGGACGTCTCGAGCGAGGTCAGCGAGGAGATGCAGTACGAGCGAAGCAACGTGTTCGGGTAG
- the endA gene encoding tRNA-intron lyase, whose protein sequence is MSLEGRFDEAAGVVRVGDDARQRYHDSRGYGYPLEGNEIALSPVEAAHLLYRGDLEAIVDASGERLDFRSFVAREPGTKFGVRFLVYADLRSRGFYLSPAAEPWITDPPGGKADFAVFPRGKGPGDGEIAYVLRVISERTDVAADELRDGVLAVVDEESEITYFEVSRREPSGSSAAPLPDGCEADLLADRVVVWDPPLELYERGFYGQPLEGREYDEPTLQCSLLEAASLAERGVIDLDPERVRERGREVEGERFVRRLAVYTTLRERDVVPKTGYKFGADFRTYAEVESVENLGHSELLVRVHPDGYVFEPRDLALDVRLAHGVRKTMVFALVDDAGEIDWWSLERLTP, encoded by the coding sequence ATGTCACTCGAGGGGCGGTTCGACGAGGCGGCGGGCGTCGTCCGCGTAGGGGACGATGCGCGCCAGCGCTATCACGATTCGCGAGGCTACGGCTATCCGCTCGAGGGGAACGAAATTGCACTGTCGCCCGTCGAGGCGGCTCACCTGCTCTACCGGGGGGACCTCGAGGCGATCGTCGACGCGAGCGGCGAACGACTCGATTTCCGGTCGTTCGTGGCCCGAGAGCCCGGGACGAAGTTCGGCGTCCGGTTTCTCGTCTACGCCGACCTCCGGTCGCGCGGGTTCTATCTCTCGCCGGCCGCGGAGCCGTGGATCACCGACCCGCCCGGCGGTAAAGCGGACTTCGCCGTATTCCCGCGCGGAAAGGGACCCGGAGACGGCGAAATTGCCTACGTGTTGCGGGTCATCAGCGAGCGAACCGACGTGGCGGCCGACGAACTCCGGGATGGCGTCCTCGCGGTCGTCGACGAGGAAAGCGAAATTACCTACTTCGAGGTCTCCCGGCGGGAGCCGTCGGGCTCCTCGGCGGCACCGCTTCCCGACGGCTGCGAGGCCGATCTGCTGGCGGATCGCGTCGTCGTCTGGGATCCCCCGCTGGAGCTCTACGAGCGGGGGTTCTACGGCCAACCGCTCGAGGGACGGGAGTACGACGAGCCCACGCTCCAGTGTTCGCTGCTCGAGGCGGCTTCTCTCGCCGAACGCGGGGTGATCGATCTCGATCCGGAGAGGGTCCGGGAACGGGGTCGCGAGGTCGAAGGCGAGCGATTCGTTCGACGCCTCGCCGTCTACACGACCCTGCGCGAACGCGACGTCGTCCCCAAGACGGGCTACAAGTTCGGCGCGGACTTCCGGACCTACGCCGAGGTGGAGTCGGTCGAAAATCTCGGTCACTCCGAGTTGCTGGTCCGGGTCCATCCCGACGGCTACGTCTTCGAGCCCCGCGACCTCGCGCTGGACGTTCGACTCGCCCACGGCGTGCGCAAGACGATGGTGTTCGCACTGGTCGACGACGCTGGCGAGATCGACTGGTGGTCGCTCGAGCGGCTGACGCCCTGA
- a CDS encoding TlpA family protein disulfide reductase, with product MVKRHWTAATTNRRSVIAGVATLPILGGCLEDDEEEEANEGVQRDPPFDVTAVDAPGSEGGTFEVPTSGQVQLINFIRITCPTSRGMLSRVGEAYDRLEASHDVGPDGSVHVMTLINGSSGAQPSRSELSDWWVEQDGYWTIGIDEPGALFDFYSVTGTPTTIAIDGTGEVHWRDRGGTTAGNLISGVETAFEDGNEVDG from the coding sequence ATGGTGAAGCGCCACTGGACGGCCGCGACCACGAACCGACGATCGGTTATCGCCGGCGTCGCGACGCTACCGATACTCGGCGGCTGTCTCGAGGATGACGAGGAAGAGGAGGCGAACGAGGGCGTACAGCGGGACCCGCCGTTCGACGTCACCGCCGTCGACGCGCCGGGCAGCGAAGGCGGGACGTTCGAGGTTCCAACGTCCGGACAGGTGCAACTGATCAACTTCATCCGGATCACGTGTCCGACCAGCCGAGGAATGCTGTCACGCGTCGGTGAGGCGTACGACCGTCTCGAGGCGTCACACGACGTGGGTCCCGACGGCTCCGTCCACGTCATGACCCTCATCAACGGGAGTTCCGGCGCACAGCCGTCGCGCTCGGAGCTGTCGGACTGGTGGGTCGAACAGGACGGCTACTGGACGATCGGGATCGACGAACCAGGAGCGCTGTTCGACTTCTACAGCGTCACCGGAACCCCAACGACGATCGCCATCGACGGGACGGGCGAGGTCCACTGGCGCGACAGGGGTGGCACGACGGCTGGCAATCTGATTAGCGGCGTCGAGACGGCATTCGAGGACGGAAACGAGGTCGACGGCTAG